One window from the genome of Sulfurimonas hongkongensis encodes:
- the rlmB gene encoding 23S rRNA (guanosine(2251)-2'-O)-methyltransferase RlmB, translated as MLIYAKQPIQYLIQNYPNKIKTLYLAKEVDKKEYARLMKMNFEVKRIPSDAAGAMCKNANHQGILAEIDEYELHHFKSFLDKEFVLVLSGLTDVGNIGAIVRTAYAMGVQGIVACGVKNLNLAPIVRTSTGALFDMPFALEHNIFDVINDLKTSGFCLYGADMGGVDIRDVKLKQKRVLVLGNEGEGLSKRIVSKLDEVVSIKMSHKFDSLNVSVAGAILMDRMRI; from the coding sequence ATGTTAATTTATGCCAAACAACCAATCCAATATCTTATACAGAATTATCCAAACAAGATAAAGACTCTCTACCTGGCAAAAGAAGTAGATAAAAAAGAGTATGCTCGCTTGATGAAGATGAACTTTGAAGTAAAACGCATTCCATCAGATGCAGCTGGAGCGATGTGTAAAAATGCAAATCATCAAGGTATCTTAGCTGAGATCGATGAGTATGAACTGCACCATTTTAAATCTTTTTTAGATAAAGAGTTTGTCTTAGTCTTATCTGGACTGACTGATGTCGGAAATATTGGAGCCATTGTAAGAACTGCTTATGCAATGGGAGTCCAAGGTATAGTGGCATGTGGAGTTAAAAATCTTAACCTCGCGCCAATAGTAAGAACAAGTACTGGCGCTCTGTTTGATATGCCCTTCGCGCTAGAACACAATATCTTTGATGTAATAAATGACTTAAAAACATCTGGGTTTTGTTTATATGGTGCTGATATGGGCGGAGTTGACATAAGAGATGTCAAGTTAAAGCAAAAAAGAGTTTTAGTCCTTGGTAACGAGGGAGAGGGTTTAAGCAAAAGAATAGTATCAAAGTTAGATGAGGTTGTAAGTATAAAAATGTCGCATAAATTTGACTCTTTAAATGTTAGTGTGGCAGGAGCTATTTTGATGGATAGGATGAGAATATGA
- the rpmE gene encoding 50S ribosomal protein L31, producing the protein MKKDLHPKLVTCTVTCACGNSFETKSVDSELRIDICNECHPFFTGSERMVDTAGRIEKFKKRYAKN; encoded by the coding sequence ATGAAAAAAGATCTTCACCCTAAACTAGTAACATGTACAGTAACTTGTGCTTGTGGAAACAGCTTTGAGACTAAAAGCGTAGATAGTGAGCTTCGTATAGACATTTGTAATGAGTGTCATCCATTTTTTACAGGCTCTGAGAGAATGGTAGATACAGCTGGAAGAATTGAGAAGTTTAAAAAGCGCTACGCAAAAAACTAG
- a CDS encoding DUF3108 domain-containing protein — MKQLIILVIISLALNANTMKMDYIGELSLFGKVASAKVIYDNDGKEYSIKITASGSGILGRLTNDKQYVLQSIGVVEDGVLIPQKYIKSEFTQDFKKVKTYTIDYENGKTFINEYKKERVEESTFDIISVKYNVTHKDVETTKEEVLDTIYKDDMISMFFNKSNNLLAMKDNEVKRMTALGSEDTQEGVVVKHIKHEGDKSIFSVTVEKDYLSGGSKDAIFTLDDENILYESRIDGILFFGNAVVRRVK, encoded by the coding sequence ATGAAACAGTTAATAATATTAGTGATTATCTCTTTGGCTTTAAATGCTAATACCATGAAGATGGATTATATAGGTGAGTTGTCTTTGTTTGGCAAAGTTGCTAGTGCAAAGGTTATTTACGACAATGATGGTAAGGAGTATAGTATCAAGATTACTGCTAGTGGATCTGGTATTCTTGGAAGACTAACCAATGATAAGCAGTATGTTTTACAAAGTATTGGGGTAGTAGAAGATGGCGTACTTATCCCTCAAAAGTACATAAAGTCTGAGTTTACACAAGACTTTAAAAAAGTAAAGACATACACGATAGACTATGAAAACGGTAAGACTTTTATCAATGAGTATAAAAAAGAGAGGGTTGAGGAGTCGACTTTTGACATTATTAGCGTCAAATACAACGTAACGCACAAGGATGTCGAGACAACCAAGGAGGAGGTTTTAGACACTATCTACAAGGATGATATGATTAGTATGTTTTTTAACAAAAGTAACAATCTCCTTGCTATGAAAGATAATGAGGTAAAGCGTATGACTGCTCTTGGAAGCGAAGACACACAAGAGGGTGTGGTAGTTAAACATATAAAACATGAGGGTGACAAGTCTATCTTTAGTGTAACAGTTGAAAAGGACTACTTAAGCGGTGGCTCTAAAGATGCTATCTTCACTCTAGATGATGAAAATATCTTATATGAGAGTAGGATTGATGGCATACTCTTTTTTGGAAATGCAGTAGTTAGAAGGGTTAAATAG
- a CDS encoding molybdopterin oxidoreductase family protein, whose product MENIETIDSVCTYCGVGCDIAANVDVKANKIKKIFAHPDGVVSQGKLCIKGKYGFDFVDAEDRVRVPCIKKSFLELNPNIKNTILSSLNSLDDVWYETDLDSVTTAIAMKLKEIQSKHGQKSVCSIGGARTSCESSYFFQKFTRKTLKSPHVDNCARVCHSPSLKGMRTTIGEGAATNPYNDIYNTEFMIVIGSNTTEAHPIISNRILDVAREHDNLTVFDVREIKLHRFAKYKAIMPHEANLLVLNMLAFVIIDEEIYCEEFIAHRTEGFDEFKQMILNDPFANPNYFKSVEGYENLAKLIPKVAREYALKRSMIFWGLGITEHIDGSNAVMAITHLALMTGNIGGSGVGLMPLRGQNNVQGACDMGMLPYYEPDYQDAKEVGLMTPQLVDAMLCGEIKALLNMGEDLTHIHPNINKIDSALERLELIVVQELFMTDIAQKADIVIGVKSAYEKTGVYINAMRRLHLSQPLVKSDLPDDWEVLQLLDNKMGGSANYKSSKDVWDEVREVAYRRFSGADYTRLERHRKRGLQWPVHTEDTPILHQLDFRTDNGLGRFCYHQYKLRGMVEEIVGKNLTGYHLTTGRTLAQYNNASQTKRSESLNKRYSEDILLVNDGDADDFKSERVILKSRYGQTSPLSVKFTDKVQPKTLFTTFHHAESKINALFGDECDELILTAAFKSVKVEVVNL is encoded by the coding sequence ATGGAAAATATAGAGACAATAGATAGCGTCTGCACCTATTGTGGTGTTGGCTGCGATATCGCTGCCAACGTAGATGTAAAAGCAAACAAGATAAAAAAAATCTTTGCTCATCCTGATGGAGTTGTCTCACAAGGAAAACTTTGCATTAAAGGAAAATATGGTTTTGACTTTGTGGATGCTGAGGATAGAGTAAGAGTCCCTTGCATAAAAAAATCCTTTCTTGAATTAAATCCAAATATTAAAAACACCATCCTCTCATCTCTAAACTCTCTTGATGATGTTTGGTATGAAACTGACTTAGATAGCGTTACTACAGCTATTGCAATGAAGTTAAAAGAGATTCAAAGTAAGCATGGACAAAAGAGTGTCTGCTCTATAGGCGGTGCTAGAACTTCATGTGAGAGTTCATACTTTTTTCAAAAATTTACCCGCAAAACGCTAAAATCCCCTCATGTTGATAACTGTGCTAGAGTTTGTCACTCTCCATCTCTAAAAGGGATGAGAACAACTATAGGCGAGGGTGCTGCTACAAATCCCTACAACGATATATATAACACGGAGTTTATGATAGTCATCGGCTCAAATACAACTGAGGCGCATCCCATCATCTCAAATCGCATCCTCGATGTAGCACGCGAGCATGATAATCTAACGGTTTTTGATGTAAGAGAGATAAAACTCCACAGATTTGCAAAGTATAAAGCAATTATGCCTCATGAAGCAAACTTGCTCGTACTAAATATGCTAGCCTTTGTTATTATAGATGAAGAGATCTACTGTGAGGAGTTTATAGCCCATAGAACTGAGGGATTTGATGAGTTTAAGCAGATGATTTTAAATGATCCTTTTGCAAATCCAAATTATTTTAAAAGTGTTGAGGGTTATGAGAATTTAGCAAAGCTGATACCAAAAGTGGCTCGCGAGTACGCTCTAAAGCGCTCTATGATATTTTGGGGACTTGGCATCACTGAGCATATAGATGGCTCTAATGCTGTTATGGCAATAACGCACTTAGCGCTTATGACTGGAAATATTGGAGGAAGTGGGGTTGGACTTATGCCACTTCGCGGACAAAACAATGTTCAAGGGGCCTGTGATATGGGGATGCTTCCATACTACGAGCCAGACTATCAAGATGCAAAAGAAGTGGGGCTTATGACTCCACAACTCGTAGATGCGATGCTCTGTGGAGAGATAAAGGCGCTACTAAATATGGGCGAAGATTTAACTCATATACATCCAAATATAAACAAGATAGATAGTGCTTTAGAGAGGTTAGAACTTATAGTAGTTCAAGAGCTTTTTATGACAGATATAGCACAAAAAGCTGACATTGTTATAGGTGTAAAATCAGCTTATGAAAAAACAGGTGTCTATATAAATGCTATGAGAAGACTACATCTCTCCCAACCTCTTGTAAAGAGCGACTTGCCAGATGATTGGGAAGTTTTGCAGTTACTAGATAATAAAATGGGCGGAAGTGCTAACTATAAGAGCTCAAAAGATGTTTGGGATGAAGTTCGTGAGGTCGCATATAGAAGATTTAGCGGAGCTGACTATACACGCTTAGAGAGACATAGAAAGAGGGGACTCCAGTGGCCAGTCCATACAGAAGATACTCCGATACTCCATCAGCTAGACTTTAGAACTGATAATGGGCTAGGGCGATTTTGCTACCATCAGTACAAGCTTCGTGGAATGGTGGAGGAGATAGTTGGTAAAAATCTTACGGGCTATCATCTTACAACAGGAAGAACACTAGCTCAATACAACAATGCTTCACAAACAAAAAGGAGTGAATCATTAAATAAGAGATATAGTGAGGATATTTTGCTAGTAAATGATGGAGATGCAGATGACTTTAAGAGCGAGAGAGTTATCTTAAAATCAAGGTATGGACAGACTTCGCCGCTAAGTGTAAAGTTTACAGATAAAGTCCAACCAAAAACACTCTTTACAACCTTCCATCACGCGGAGTCTAAAATCAACGCTCTTTTTGGAGATGAGTGTGATGAACTCATCCTTACCGCTGCATTTAAGAGTGTAAAAGTTGAGGTTGTAAATCTTTGA
- the glp gene encoding gephyrin-like molybdotransferase Glp, which produces MSVTILQALDFIYKNTKTKALKILPLEQALDFILAEDIYATHNLPPYNNSAMDGYAVKILDAGKCVKVEHTIFAGDDSSEVLTSGYAIKIMTGARIPEGCECIVPKEDTKECQDGVILPQNLSKGKHIRLCGEDIKKENLLLQKGQRLQAHQITLLASQGISHIKVHKKPRLALFASGNELKMHFEQVESHQLYNTNTPTLLARAKELGCEVEFIGTAEDTLDDLKEHIKSALNSDLIVTSGGASVGDADFTKEAFSFFGMETFFDKVEIKPGKPTAFGKIGNTFILNLPGNPLAATLNFELFGGSIILALSGAREKYLKGIDAKMQSEYRLKKGRISLVPGTFNGSSFEPCKKFAPGMVSPLANSNSYIMIDAGIEVLKKDEKVKVIPLRFSFTTDKQESLL; this is translated from the coding sequence ATGAGCGTTACTATACTTCAAGCATTGGATTTTATCTATAAAAATACAAAAACAAAAGCACTTAAAATTTTACCCCTAGAGCAGGCACTCGACTTCATCTTAGCAGAAGATATTTACGCAACTCACAACCTTCCACCATACAATAACTCGGCGATGGATGGTTACGCGGTAAAAATTTTAGATGCAGGAAAATGTGTTAAAGTAGAGCATACTATCTTTGCTGGTGATGACTCTAGTGAGGTTTTAACATCAGGTTATGCTATAAAAATTATGACAGGAGCTAGGATTCCTGAGGGTTGTGAGTGCATAGTTCCTAAAGAAGACACAAAAGAGTGTCAAGATGGAGTTATACTTCCACAAAACCTCTCAAAGGGCAAACATATCAGGCTTTGCGGAGAAGATATCAAAAAAGAAAATTTACTTTTACAAAAGGGGCAGAGGCTTCAAGCCCATCAGATAACACTCTTAGCATCTCAAGGTATAAGCCATATAAAAGTTCACAAAAAACCACGCCTTGCCCTCTTTGCATCAGGAAATGAACTTAAGATGCACTTTGAACAAGTAGAGTCTCATCAGCTCTACAACACAAACACACCTACTCTTTTAGCTCGTGCGAAAGAACTAGGCTGCGAAGTTGAGTTTATCGGTACGGCAGAGGATACCTTAGACGATCTAAAAGAGCATATAAAAAGTGCCCTCAATTCCGATCTTATTGTAACTTCAGGTGGAGCTAGTGTAGGAGATGCAGATTTTACAAAAGAGGCCTTTAGCTTCTTTGGCATGGAGACTTTTTTTGACAAGGTAGAGATAAAGCCAGGAAAACCAACAGCATTTGGTAAGATAGGCAATACATTTATCTTAAACTTACCAGGAAATCCACTAGCTGCCACACTAAATTTTGAACTCTTTGGAGGAAGCATCATCTTGGCACTAAGCGGAGCACGTGAAAAATACCTAAAAGGTATAGATGCAAAGATGCAGAGTGAGTACAGACTAAAAAAAGGTCGCATCTCTTTAGTGCCTGGAACATTTAATGGAAGTAGTTTTGAGCCTTGCAAAAAATTTGCTCCGGGCATGGTCTCACCCCTTGCTAACTCAAACTCTTATATCATGATAGACGCAGGAATTGAAGTGTTAAAAAAAGATGAAAAAGTAAAAGTTATACCTCTAAGATTTAGCTTTACAACAGATAAGCAAGAGAGCCTGCTATAA
- a CDS encoding 16S rRNA (uracil(1498)-N(3))-methyltransferase, translating into MVLKFVLCDEASKDIITIKGELYKYLIKVRRHKLDDEVDLRAKDNLSMLYKYKISSLDAKSLELTLVSSQMLEVKSKNYLHVAWCVIDVKSIEKVLPMLNELGVSRVSFVYCDRSQRNIKLDFVRFERILIASMQQCGRSDMMELDEYKNIKEFLHEFSDVVVFDFCKNPLAFDADFKRVLIGCEGGFSQNEREMLLSQKSFMLDTPMVLRSESAVVAISSKMLL; encoded by the coding sequence GTGGTTTTGAAGTTTGTACTTTGTGATGAGGCGTCAAAAGATATTATTACTATAAAAGGAGAGCTTTATAAGTATCTTATAAAAGTTCGTAGACATAAGCTTGATGATGAGGTAGACTTAAGAGCAAAAGATAACCTTTCTATGCTTTATAAGTATAAAATCTCAAGTCTAGATGCCAAGAGTTTAGAGCTTACTTTAGTCTCATCCCAGATGCTTGAAGTTAAAAGCAAAAACTATCTTCATGTGGCATGGTGTGTTATAGATGTAAAATCAATAGAAAAAGTACTTCCCATGTTAAATGAGCTTGGGGTTAGCAGAGTCTCGTTTGTTTATTGTGATAGAAGTCAGAGAAATATCAAACTTGATTTTGTAAGGTTTGAGAGGATCTTGATAGCTTCTATGCAACAGTGTGGGAGAAGCGATATGATGGAGCTTGATGAGTATAAAAATATTAAAGAGTTTTTGCATGAATTTAGCGATGTGGTAGTTTTTGACTTTTGCAAAAATCCCCTAGCATTTGATGCAGATTTTAAGAGAGTGCTTATTGGCTGTGAAGGTGGATTTTCTCAAAATGAGAGAGAGATGCTGCTATCTCAAAAGAGTTTTATGCTAGATACTCCAATGGTACTTCGTTCCGAAAGTGCAGTAGTTGCTATCTCTTCTAAAATGCTGTTGTAA
- the rsmI gene encoding 16S rRNA (cytidine(1402)-2'-O)-methyltransferase has protein sequence MLSLVPTPIGNISDISLRAIEALREADILLCEDTRVTKKLIHILKERYNTSFKEDQRFISLHSHNEKSFIEKLDISFFDKEVVYVSDAGMPGISDPGQALVKYAQENGIEYDVLPGASALLTAFVASGFVETRLLFWGFLPHKGSDRVASLNAALFSGFTTVLYESPHRLKKLLLEVAKEQPKRELFLAKEISKKYQTYFSGTALELLDEINDNFRGEWVVVISQSERQNYSAISENDILELDLPKKVQAKLICKITQENTKSCYERLLKL, from the coding sequence GTGCTTAGTCTTGTTCCAACTCCCATTGGAAACATAAGCGACATCTCTCTTAGAGCCATTGAGGCACTAAGAGAAGCTGATATCCTACTTTGTGAAGATACAAGAGTCACAAAAAAGCTTATCCATATACTAAAAGAGCGTTACAACACTTCTTTTAAAGAAGACCAACGCTTCATCTCACTTCACTCACACAATGAAAAAAGCTTTATAGAAAAACTAGATATCTCTTTTTTTGACAAAGAAGTAGTCTATGTTAGTGATGCTGGAATGCCTGGCATCAGTGACCCTGGTCAAGCTCTTGTAAAATATGCACAAGAAAACGGCATTGAGTATGATGTTTTGCCGGGTGCAAGTGCCTTGCTTACTGCTTTTGTGGCAAGTGGCTTTGTAGAGACAAGGCTACTATTTTGGGGATTTTTACCTCATAAGGGAAGTGATAGAGTGGCCTCGCTTAATGCTGCTCTATTTAGTGGTTTTACAACCGTTCTTTATGAGTCACCACACAGGCTTAAAAAACTTCTCTTAGAAGTGGCAAAAGAGCAACCTAAAAGAGAACTATTTTTAGCTAAAGAGATAAGCAAAAAATATCAAACATATTTTAGTGGAACTGCTTTAGAATTATTAGATGAGATAAATGACAATTTTCGGGGCGAATGGGTGGTTGTGATAAGCCAGAGCGAGAGACAAAATTATAGTGCTATTAGTGAAAATGACATTTTAGAACTAGATTTACCAAAAAAAGTACAAGCAAAACTCATCTGCAAAATAACACAAGAAAACACTAAATCTTGTTATGAAAGACTACTTAAGCTATAA
- a CDS encoding PaaI family thioesterase — translation MNKIREFFEKQDRFAKLLGFHIESIEEGSATVSTTIKEEHLNGADVVHGGFLFSLADFAFAIASNSKNNLSLGINANINFQKAKSCGKLFAKAKELSDGKKIATYEVRISDEGDNTIATFTGTVYRKGISVV, via the coding sequence ATGAATAAGATAAGAGAATTTTTTGAAAAACAAGATAGATTTGCAAAACTTTTAGGCTTTCATATAGAGAGTATAGAAGAAGGAAGTGCTACAGTAAGTACTACTATAAAAGAAGAACACCTCAATGGGGCAGATGTAGTCCATGGTGGATTTTTATTTTCTTTAGCTGATTTTGCTTTTGCTATTGCTTCAAACTCAAAAAACAACCTCTCTTTGGGTATCAATGCAAATATAAACTTTCAAAAAGCAAAATCTTGCGGTAAACTCTTTGCCAAAGCAAAAGAACTAAGCGATGGCAAAAAAATCGCAACTTATGAAGTACGCATAAGCGATGAAGGAGATAACACTATTGCCACTTTTACAGGAACTGTATATAGAAAAGGGATCAGTGTTGTCTGA
- a CDS encoding LL-diaminopimelate aminotransferase, whose translation MFDEIEFDRMKRLPKYVFAEVNELKMAQRRAGSDVIDFSMGNPDGDTPEHIREKLVESANKTKTHGYSTSKGIPKLLLAISDWYKRRYDCDLDPMTECVATMGSKEGYAHLTYAITNPGDVAVIPDPTYPIHEYSFILAGGNVVKFGIEFDEDYKLDEDKFFNDLDRVFKESSPKPKYVLVNFPHNPTTATVTEEFYVRLVKMAKERRFYVISDIAYGDITFCGYKTPSIMSVPGAKDVAVESFTLSKSYNMAGWRVGFFVGNKKLIGALQKIKSWLDYGMFTPIQVAATVALNGDQQCVQDITDKYNHRQDVLLRAFERAGWKIRKNRASMFVWAEIPECARHLGSLEFSKRLLKEAAVAVAPGIGFGAYGENYVRIALIENDNRIRQAARNIKEFLKQFQEEKK comes from the coding sequence ATGTTTGACGAAATAGAATTTGACAGGATGAAGAGACTACCGAAGTATGTATTTGCTGAGGTTAATGAGCTTAAGATGGCCCAAAGGCGAGCTGGTTCTGATGTTATCGACTTCTCTATGGGGAACCCTGATGGGGACACTCCAGAGCACATAAGAGAAAAGCTTGTAGAGTCAGCCAATAAGACTAAAACTCACGGTTATTCAACTTCAAAAGGTATTCCAAAACTACTTTTGGCAATATCTGACTGGTACAAAAGAAGATACGATTGTGACCTAGACCCAATGACAGAGTGTGTAGCTACTATGGGTTCAAAAGAGGGTTATGCACATCTAACTTATGCTATAACTAACCCTGGTGATGTAGCAGTAATCCCAGATCCAACTTACCCGATACATGAGTACTCTTTTATCTTAGCAGGTGGAAATGTAGTTAAGTTTGGTATAGAGTTTGATGAGGATTACAAGCTAGATGAGGATAAGTTTTTTAATGATCTAGATCGTGTCTTTAAAGAGAGCTCTCCAAAGCCAAAATATGTTTTAGTAAACTTCCCTCATAACCCTACAACTGCTACAGTGACTGAGGAGTTTTATGTACGTCTTGTAAAGATGGCAAAAGAGAGAAGGTTTTATGTTATCTCAGATATCGCTTATGGAGATATAACTTTTTGCGGGTACAAAACTCCATCTATTATGAGTGTCCCAGGTGCAAAAGATGTAGCAGTAGAGAGTTTTACACTCTCGAAATCATACAATATGGCTGGCTGGAGAGTTGGTTTTTTTGTAGGAAATAAAAAACTCATAGGAGCATTGCAAAAAATAAAATCGTGGCTTGATTATGGAATGTTTACACCTATACAAGTTGCAGCTACGGTAGCTCTTAATGGTGATCAGCAGTGTGTACAAGATATAACAGATAAGTATAACCATCGCCAAGATGTTTTACTTCGTGCGTTTGAGAGAGCTGGTTGGAAGATTCGTAAAAATCGTGCTAGTATGTTTGTTTGGGCTGAGATCCCTGAGTGTGCAAGACATTTGGGTAGTTTGGAATTTTCAAAAAGGCTCCTTAAAGAGGCTGCAGTTGCAGTAGCCCCTGGTATAGGTTTTGGTGCTTATGGCGAGAACTATGTTCGCATAGCACTTATTGAAAATGACAACAGAATCCGTCAAGCAGCAAGAAATATAAAAGAGTTTTTAAAACAGTTTCAAGAAGAGAAAAAGTAA
- a CDS encoding YraN family protein, translating into MSRAKGNIAEDRACAYLDENGFMIIERNFYSRFGEIDIIATKESVLHFIEVKSGLDYELAIQNITRSKLRKLIRTGNTFLKKNKLDVNFTYDAIVVTPQRVELVENITI; encoded by the coding sequence TTGAGCAGAGCCAAAGGTAATATAGCAGAAGATAGAGCTTGTGCATATCTTGATGAGAATGGTTTTATGATTATAGAGAGAAACTTCTACTCAAGATTTGGCGAGATAGATATCATAGCTACAAAAGAGAGCGTTTTACACTTCATCGAGGTAAAGAGCGGACTTGATTATGAGTTAGCCATACAAAACATAACTAGAAGTAAACTAAGAAAACTCATAAGAACAGGCAACACATTTTTGAAAAAGAATAAGCTCGACGTGAACTTTACCTATGATGCTATCGTAGTTACTCCACAAAGAGTGGAGCTGGTAGAAAATATAACTATTTAA
- a CDS encoding homoserine dehydrogenase: MVKVGIIGVGTVGTSVAQILKDNADVISARAGVEIVVKCGVVKDLGKDRGLDINLSDNINDVLDDDEIDIVVELMGGVEEAFEVVKRALSSGKAVVTANKALLAYHRYELQDMAKDIAFEYEASVAGGIPIINALRDGLSANHIESIMGIMNGTSNYMLTEMRDEGVSYDAILKEAQDLGYAEADPTFDIGGYDAAHKLLILASIAYGIDAKPEDILIEGIENISQEDIAFAKEFGYVIKLLGIAKKDANEVELRVHACLINEEEMIAKIDGVMNAISVVGDKVGETLYYGPGAGGDATASAVIANIIDIARSGKSAPMLGFDKPLEGRLTLKATADINSKYYLRINVSDRTGVLAKLAKIFEKHNISIETMLQRPSQANSANLLISTHIALERDIQNMIEEIQELDFVNAAPVMIRIV; encoded by the coding sequence ATGGTAAAAGTAGGGATAATAGGCGTTGGAACAGTTGGAACAAGCGTAGCTCAAATCTTAAAAGATAATGCTGATGTTATTTCTGCAAGAGCAGGTGTTGAAATAGTTGTAAAGTGTGGGGTTGTAAAAGATCTAGGTAAAGATAGAGGTTTAGATATAAACTTAAGTGACAATATTAATGATGTCTTAGATGATGATGAGATTGATATCGTCGTTGAGCTTATGGGTGGGGTTGAAGAGGCTTTTGAAGTAGTTAAGCGCGCACTAAGTAGTGGCAAGGCGGTTGTTACAGCAAACAAAGCTCTTTTAGCTTATCATCGCTACGAGCTTCAAGATATGGCAAAAGATATCGCTTTTGAGTATGAAGCATCTGTAGCTGGTGGGATTCCTATCATAAATGCTTTGCGTGATGGCTTGTCTGCAAATCATATAGAGTCCATCATGGGCATAATGAATGGCACTTCAAACTATATGCTTACAGAGATGCGAGATGAGGGAGTCTCTTATGATGCAATCTTAAAAGAGGCACAAGATTTAGGTTATGCTGAGGCTGATCCTACTTTTGATATAGGTGGCTATGATGCTGCTCATAAGCTACTTATCTTAGCATCTATCGCTTATGGTATTGATGCTAAACCTGAAGATATACTAATCGAGGGAATCGAAAATATCTCTCAAGAAGATATAGCTTTTGCTAAAGAGTTTGGATATGTCATCAAGTTACTAGGCATCGCAAAAAAAGATGCAAATGAAGTAGAGCTTAGAGTTCACGCTTGTTTGATAAATGAAGAAGAGATGATAGCTAAGATAGATGGTGTTATGAACGCTATCTCTGTTGTTGGTGACAAAGTAGGCGAGACACTTTATTATGGTCCGGGAGCTGGTGGAGATGCAACTGCTAGTGCTGTTATTGCAAATATCATAGATATTGCAAGAAGTGGAAAATCTGCACCGATGTTAGGTTTTGATAAACCACTAGAGGGAAGGCTAACACTAAAAGCGACTGCTGATATAAACTCAAAATACTATCTTCGCATAAATGTCTCAGATCGAACAGGAGTTTTAGCAAAACTTGCTAAAATATTTGAAAAGCACAATATCTCAATAGAGACTATGCTCCAACGTCCATCACAAGCAAACTCTGCAAACCTACTAATATCTACTCATATAGCCTTAGAGAGAGATATACAAAACATGATAGAAGAGATACAAGAGTTAGACTTTGTAAATGCGGCTCCTGTAATGATTAGGATAGTTTAA